The region GGTACTACGACGCGGTCAACGACGTCTACGGCGACTTCCTCACGGAGCCGTACCCCGCGCGCAGCGCGTTCGAGGTGGTGAAGCTCCCCGTGGATATCGACGTCGAGATCGAGGCGATGGCGGCAGTACCTGAAACCGGCGAGTCGGACTGACGATGGCTAGACCGTACGATTCGGTTCCGGGCGCACGATGAACTATTTATGAAT is a window of Halococcus agarilyticus DNA encoding:
- a CDS encoding RidA family protein; this translates as YYDAVNDVYGDFLTEPYPARSAFEVVKLPVDIDVEIEAMAAVPETGESD